One stretch of Pieris brassicae chromosome 8, ilPieBrab1.1, whole genome shotgun sequence DNA includes these proteins:
- the LOC123713308 gene encoding esterase E4-like, which produces MFRLFLLCLNFLTTFSETPTVETSHGQVSGKVLKTLYENKEYYAFMGIPYATPPLGELKFLPPRDLDPWNKTLIATKERSACIQFNNNIKKKQPLGEYGEEDCLYLDIFTPNSDENKRAVIVFIYSERLSNSYNKTKDYAHDFFLEEDVVIVTPSHRLGVFGFLSFEDEVLPGNSGLLDLYAALKWISINIGRFGGDPNRVTLMGSQGGAAAVDLLIRSKAKEFFTSAILQSGTSFTSMYLQESVWERALKLGELLKIPSKKSENLLRELQGSPISDFFTQELRAVPDDYNKDMQRSLLPFGPIVEKNPDGFITKYPENTSDKYNIPLMIGFNSREGIELSLNYLLEPNFVGSLNKDFPVIIPKRVEFRFDPIDDTYMEAAEEIKKFYFKKKKFSPKSVPEFITYIGDVINAYAVNAMVENYAKKNTVYYYYFDYYSNFNQNKNDLLKLSKVNDGTWGAALGDELCYLFKCPEFSQEYLKNQHQESDVWTMQKKLIKTWTTFAKYGHPTVDDDSTLKWPKYNEESKQYLSFSHEVKIKKNLLSKRFKFWDDFINKWKNRAVNGVVTSVNKKDELY; this is translated from the exons ATGTTTCGTTTGTTTTTACtgtgtttaaattttctcACTACTTTTTCAGAGACTCCGACAGTGGAAACAAGCCATGGCCAGGTTTCGGGAAAAGTTTTGAAGACTTTGTATGAAAACAAGGAATATTATGCGTTTATGGGCATACCATATGCAACACCTCCCCTAGGAGAATTGAAGTTTCTG cctCCCAGAGATCTCGATCCTTGGAACAAAACTCTTATTGCTACAAAAGAAAGGTCAGCCTGTATTCAGtttaacaataacattaaaaagaaGCAACCGCTCGGGGAATACGGAGAGGAAGATTGCCTATACCTAGACATCTTCACTCCAAATTCAGACGAAAATAAACGAGCAGTAATAGTTTTCATTTACAGCGAACGCCTTTCTAATTCTTACAATAAAACCAAGGACTACGCGCATGACTTTTTCCTAGAAGAAGACGTAGTCATCGTGACACCTAGCCATAGATTAGGAGTTTTCGGCTTTTTATCCTTTGAGGATGAAGTTTTACCAGGAAACTCCGGATTATTAGATCTGTACGCTGCTCTTAAGTggatatctataaatataggCCGTTTCGGTGGCGACCCCAATAGGGTCACACTTATGGGATCTCAAGGAGGCGCCGCCGCTGTCGATTTACTTATACGCTCGAAAGCTAAGGAATTTTTCACTTCAGCCATTTTACAGAGTGGAACATCTTTCACTTCCATGTATTTACAGGAAAGTGTTTGGGAGAGAGCGTTGAAACTCGGCGAGTTGCTGAAAATTCCCTCAAAGAAAAGTGAAAATCTTCTGAGAGAATTACAAGGCAGTCCCATTTCTGACTTTTTTACACAAGAACTTCGGGCAGTGCCAGACGATTACAATAAAGACATGCAAAGAAGTCTTCTTCCTTTTGGCCCAATTGTTGAGAAAAACCCTGATGGATTCATAACAAAATACCCTGAGAATACAAGTGACAAATATAACATTCCTTTGATGATTGGATTTAATTCCAGAGAGGGCATAGAGCTTTCTTTAAACTATCTATTGGAGCCAAATTTTGTAGGCAGtcttaataaagattttccCGTAATAATTCCAAAGCGAGTAGAGTTTCGTTTTGACCCAATAGACGATACTTACATGGAAGCTGCGGAAGAAATCAAGAAGTTCTAtttcaaaaagaaaaagttttcTCCAAAAAGTGTGCCAGAGTTTATAACGTATATCGGTGATGTTATCAATGCTTATGCAGTTAATGCAATGGTTGAGAACTATGCAAAGAAAAACACCGtttattactactattttGACTATTACAGTAATTTTAATCAGAATAAAAATGACTTGTTAAAACTATCCAAAGTGAATGATGGAACCTGGGGGGCTGCACTAGGCGATGAATTATGctacttatttaaatgtccAGAATTTAGccaagaatatttaaaaaaccaaCATCAAGAGTCTGATGTATGGACAATGCAAAAAAAGTTAATCAAAACCTGGACAACTTTTGCTAAGTATGG acaTCCGACAGTTGACGATGATTCAACCCTAAAATGGCCTAAATATAATGAGGAATCCAAACAATACCTAAGTTTCAGCCacgaagtaaaaataaaaaagaatttactttctaaacgttttaaattttgggacgattttattaataaatggaaAAACAGAGCTGTAAATGGTGTCGTAACTtcggtaaataaaaaagatgaattata TTAG
- the LOC123712882 gene encoding juvenile hormone esterase-like: MSSFALTILICVYTCDSVVVTLNESVIVGKYFRTIFGDKSYAGFFNIPYAEPPLEELRFKPPIGPRSFENNKIYEFHQNTDQWNGLTEDCLYLSIFMPLSKNTKPVLVWLHEHSYWHGPDFFIDEEILVVTVTFRTGIFGFLNTEDEFAEGNLGVKDIQMSLEWLKNNVNKFNGDPESITIVGAGLAATPAASMLLNLGKDLYSKIIVLSGSALSPADYKNFNFEIANKLFNRLGDPLKRFNRKELYELLMNGTADKLLSASRELFDSTEVRDNQRLINPFGCSLEIASKNPFMKWTPIEMYNKKAVNNVPVLIGYTSLPSLCKLKGLASNRELLKYLNYNFQYLLPFEGRVDEYNCKIYKKIKQRIKEFYFLNGTITERSLRRFAKYLSDMDIFPLLRQASLQSDISSCPVYLYRFAFKGSFNIGWRNYVPNLNWSGASLDDEICYLFKCKSLNHVYNRAQSNERDFIKKIVRLLANFIKHGDPTPHDNDEVLKDIEWTPLSKGTHFKAMNFGKLIQMRDIPEEKRMRFWYNLQRDFVTLNNS, translated from the exons ATGTCTAGTTTTGCtttgacaattttaatttgtgtttatacGTGTGATAGTGTTGTTGTTACATTGAATGAAAGTGTAATCGTTGGGAAATATTTTCGTACTATTTTTGGGGATAAATCTTACGCAGGATTTTTTAACATACCATACGCGGAACCGCCGCTAGAGGAATTAAGATTTAag cctCCGATAGGTCCTAGAAGttttgaaaataacaaaatatacgaaTTCCATCAAAATACAGACCAATGGAACGGGTTAACAGAGGATTGTCTTTATTTATCAATCTTTATGCCTCTCTCGAAAAATACGAAACCAGTCTTGGTGTGGCTTCATGAACATTCCTACTGGCATGGTCCAGACTTCTTTATAGACGAGGAAATATTAGTCGTCACTGTTACGTTTCGAACCGGAATATTTGGCTTTCTAAACACCGAAGATGAATTCGCAGAAGGAAATCTAGGAGTTAAAGACATACAGATGTCTCTTGAATGGCTCAAGAACAAcgtgaataaatttaatgggGATCCTGAAAGTATTACTATAGTCGGTGCAGGTTTAGCGGCCACACCGGCAGCTTCGATGTTATTAAATCTGGGTAAGGATTTATATtccaaaataattgttttaagcGGCAGCGCACTTTCGCCGGCCGACTATAAGAATTTTAACTTTGAGAttgctaataaattattcaatagaCTTGGAGATCCACTTAAGAGATTTAATAGGAAAGAATTATATGAACTGCTCATGAACGGGACAGCGGATAAATTGCTATCGGCCTCTCGAGAACTTTTCGATAGCACTGAAGTAAGAGATAATCAAAGATTGATTAATCCATTTGGATGTTCCCTCGAGATTGCTTCTAAGAATCCATTTATGAAGTGGACACCTATTGAAATGTACAATAAAAAAGCTGTGAACAACGTGCCAGTTTTGATTGGCTACACGAGTTTACCTTCGCTCTGCAAGCTTAAAGGTCTTGCTTCTAATCGAGAACTTTTAAAGTaccttaattataattttcaatatttactgCCATTCGAAGGGAGAGTGGACGAGTACAACTGcaaaatatacaagaaaattaaGCAGCGCATTaaggaattttattttctcaacGGTACAATAACAGAGCGTAGCTTAAGGCGATTCGCAAAATACCTATCGGACATGGATATCTTTCCTTTGCTGAGACAAGCGAGTCTTCAAAGCGATATCTCGAGCTGTCCagtatatttgtatagatttGCATTCAAGGGGTCTTTCAATATTGGCTGGAGAAATTACGTTCCCAATTTAAACTGGTCGGGAGCAAGTTTAGACGACGAAATATGTTACTTATTCAAATGCAAATCTCTAAATCATGTCTATAACAGAGCTCAGTCTAATGAAAGGGActtcattaagaaaattgtgagATTATTGGctaatttcattaaacatgG GGACCCCACACCACACGATAATGATGAAGTATTGAAAGATATAGAATGGACGCCTTTAAGTAAAGGAACACATTTCAAAGCGATGAACTTCGgcaaattaatacaaatgcGTGATATTCCCGAAGAAAAAAGAATGCGATTTTggtataatttacaaagagaTTTTGtcactttaaataattcttga
- the LOC123713750 gene encoding juvenile hormone esterase-like → MKALIFLCLINWIKGNVVVETESGKVAGKIVKSIIPGERYFSFLGIPFAQPPIGQLRFKPPVPHEGWDDVLEAKRERKSCAQYNIPSSGNEFGFCGNEDCLYLSIHTPHLPVDKDVKLPVIVFLYNQHFKTSYNSSKDYGPDFLMKEEVILVTVNHRLGAFGFLSFGDDVLPGNNGLRDILLALQWLNKNIKNFNGDPSRVTLMGHQGGAVIADILMRSPKSKGLFSSVILQSGTSLSPVSFAKDPSKKAITLTEHLEDKATSSKSIIERLSDVTADKIADAELLCIHPDESREHQRGVLPFPPVIEHDHPDAVITSYPEDNSAPINIPIMIGYDSRESIEACARFLHKPNYLTFADRDFVFLMPIRSGYRFQLNDQIYLQAIDEIKEHYFDEGYVKVSQPGEYLSYINDVSTFYPMDYTLRHLLNVSKSSVYYYMFDYNGDLNYKKHSILKDALTLDGTWGASVGDNLCYLFICNPIRKVYEKILEEEEDVEEIKVLKSMVGLYANFARSGNPTPEGAKFVWKPATKENKEILVISDKLHIMNNLYNDKVKFWDHFLAKYKALADDGVVKDIAKDEL, encoded by the exons atgaaagcgctaatatttttatgtttaattaattggaTAAAAGGAAATGTGGTCGTGGAAACCGAGTCTGGCAAAGTCGCCGGAAAAATAGTGAAATCTATTATACCCGGTGAACGGTATTTTTCATTTCTGGGTATACCCTTCGCACAACCCCCGATTGGGCAACTTCGGTTCAAG cCACCTGTGCCTCATGAAGGTTGGGATGACGTATTAGAGGCTAAAAGAGAAAGAAAATCATGTGCACAATATAACATTCCCTCAAGTGGAAATGAATTTGGTTTTTGCGGAAACGAAGACTGTTTGTACTTAAGCATACATACACCTCATTTGCCTGTCGACAAAGATGTAAAGTTACCTGTTATAGTTTTTCTTTACAATCAACACTTTAAGACGTCCTACAACAGTTCGAAAGATTACGGACctgattttttaatgaaagaaGAAGTTATATTGGTAACGGTTAATCATCGACTCGGTGCATTTGGTTTTCTTTCGTTTGGCGATGATGTTTTACCAGGAAACAATGGTCTTAGAGACATCCTTCTAGCTCTTCaatggttaaataaaaatatcaaaaattttAATGGAGATCCGTCAAGAGTAACCCTCATGGGGCACCAAGGAGGGGCAGTAATTGCCGATATTTTAATGCGTTCTCCTAAATCAAAAGGCTTATTCAGTTCTGTAATATTACAAAGTGGGACTTCCCTCTCTCCAGTTTCATTTGCAAAAGATCCAAGCAAAAAGGCTATTACATTAACAGAGCATCTTGAAGATAAAGCCACCTcaagtaaatcaataattgaACGGTTATCAGACGTAACAGCTGATAAAATAGCTGATGCTGAACTTCTGTGTATACATCCAGATGAATCAAGGGAACATCAAAGGGGAGTCCTACCATTTCCACCTGTCATTGAGCATGACCATCCAGATGCAGTTATTACATCGTACCCAGAAGATAACTCTGCACCTATTAATATCCCCATAATGATTGGATACGACTCTCGGGAATCAATTGAAGCTTGTGCCCGCTTCCTTCATAAACCAAATTATCTTACCTTTGCAGACAGAGATTTTGTCTTTCTCATGCCAATCCGATCGGGATACCGGTTTCAATTAAAcgatcaaatatatttacaagcGATAGACGAAATAAAAGAACACTATTTTGATGAAGGCTACGTAAAAGTGAGTCAACCTGGAGAATACTTGTCATACATAAATGATGTTTCAACATTTTATCCGATGGATTACACGTTACGACATTTATTAAACGTTTCCAAGTCATCTGTGTATTATTACATGTTTGATTATAATGGAGACCTAAATTACAAGAAACATTCGATACTAAAAGACGCTCTCACTCTTGATGGAACGTGGGGAGCTTCCGTGGGCGACAACCTATGctacttatttatttgtaatccAATTAGAAaagtttatgaaaaaatattagaagaagaagaagacgTGGAAGagataaaagtattaaaatcaatGGTCGGGTTATACGCAAATTTTGCTAGAAGCGG TAATCCGACTCCCGAAGGAGCCAAATTTGTTTGGAAACCCGCAACGAAAGAGAATAAAGAAATCCTAGTAATAAGTGACAAACTACATATCATGAACAATCTTTACAATGACAAAGTGAAGTTTTGGGACCATTTTCTCGCAAAGTACAAAGCTTTAGCCGATGACGGTGTTGTaaaagatatagccaaagatgaattataa
- the LOC123713714 gene encoding esterase E4-like produces the protein MKIHCFQKTWNLLFLFITLAKCVAKEDVKLNIKQGTLSGLRKETFLNSKIYYSFTGIPYAKPPLGALRLQPPQSHEGWEGILKAHEERPTCFQVSFRRRNNEPPGFSGTEDCLFLNVYTPDIESSAPVVVFDYNDNFKTGFNGSQTYSPDFFIEEGVIVVNINHRLGIFGYLTTEDDVIPPNAGLRDFILGLAWIQDNIKAFGGDPKRVTIMGSRGGAVIANILLHSEKAKYLFSSVILQSGTAMESIYFDNNPREKAFEIGELLNITTDDSKILFEKLQLVDANTLLSLEGNVFDKRVMNDLQLSIDTFSPTIDKNTKDAVIATLPEKANIVNDVPVLVGFNSREGLDLASPYLMEPKMVNDIKNALFIFPIRVDFHFDRNSSIFHNALSEVLHYYLKDGYLHYTNILDYAVYVSDLFQNYALHTAAQKLCRDLKSEVYYYLFDYRGGLNENSEYISRFLRFSMEHWGATITDELCYLHFCTRIKKTYNQFKKLPSEQPEFKVLKKMVRMWTNFAKYGNPTPDGNDDILKATKWLPMDKKGDSNYLHITKTLKMKKNPLGERSEFWDEFLNKYRRLTNDATVVNEEIRHVEL, from the exons atgaaAATTCATTGTTTTCAAAAAACTTGGAACTTACTTTTTCTGTTTATTACGTTGGCAAAATGTGTTGCAAAGGAGGATgtaaaattgaacataaaacAGGGTACGTTATCAGGATTAAGAAAAGAAACGTTTTtgaatagtaaaatatattattcgttTACGGGAATACCTTATGCCAAGCCTCCGCTTGGTGCTCTAAGGCTTCAG CCACCTCAGTCTCATGAAGGTTGGGAAGGCATACTAAAGGCCCACGAGGAAAGACCAACATGTTTCCAAGTCAGCTTTAGAAGAAGAAATAATGAGCCACCTGGCTTCTCCGGCACTGAGGATTGTCTCTTCTTAAATGTCTACACACCTGACATAGAAAGTTCTGCTCCTGTAGTCGTTTTTGATTacaatgataattttaaaacggGCTTTAATGGATCACAGACATATTCACCAGACTTTTTCATTGAAGAGGGAGTTATAGTGGTCAATATCAATCATCGGTTGGGTATTTTTGGTTATTTAACCACAGAAGATGATGTTATACCCCCTAATGCAGGGTTACGAGACTTCATTTTAGGTTTAGCGTGGATCCAAGATAATATAAAGGCGTTTGGGGGGGACCCAAAACGAGTTACCATTATGGGAAGTCGTGGCGGTGCAGTAATAGCTAATATCTTATTACATTCAGAGAAggccaaatatttattttcctctGTTATATTACAGAGCGGAACAGCAATGgaatctatttattttgataataatccTCGAGAGAAAGCGTTTGAAATTGGAGAACTACTAAACATTACGACAGACGATTCTAAAATCCTATTCGAAAAATTGCAATTAGTAGATGCTAATACTTTGCTGTCTCTCGAAGGAAACGTTTTCGATAAGAGAGTCATGAATGATCTGCAGTTAAGCATAGACACTTTTTCACCAACTATTGATAAAAACACTAAAGACGCTGTGATTGCAACTTTACCTGAAAAAGCTAATATAGTTAATGATGTTCCCGTGTTAGTGGGATTTAACTCACGAGAAGGACTAGACTTAGCGTCGCCTTACCTAATGGAACCAAAGATGGTTAACGATATTAAAAacgctttatttatatttccaatAAGGGTCGATTTCCATTTTGATCGCAATAGCAGTATATTTCATAACGCATTGAGTGAAGTCCTACATTACTATTTGAAAGATGGATATTTGCATTACACGAATATTTTAGATTACGCTGTATATGTGAGTGATCTATTTCAGAATTATGCTTTACATACAGCTGCACAGAAATTATGTAGAGATTTGAAATCCGAAGTCTACTATTACTTATTTGATTATAGAGGAGGATTAAATGAAAATAGCGAATACATTTCTAGATTTTTAAGATTCAGCATGGAGCACTGGGGCGCAACAATTACAGATGAACtttgttatttacatttctGCACACGAATTAAGAAAACGTACAACCAATTCAAAAAGTTGCCCAGTGAGCAACCTGAGTTTAAGGTGTTGAAGAAAATGGTCAGGATGTGGACAAATTTTGCGAAATACgg AAATCCTACGCCTGATGGAAATGATGACATTTTAAAAGCTACAAAATGGCTACCAATGGATAAAAAAGGCGATTCGAATTACCTCCATATaacgaaaacattaaaaatgaaaaagaatCCTTTGGGTGAGCGATCGGAATTTTGGGACgagttcttaaataaatacaggcGACTGACAAACGATGCTACGGTTGTAAACGAAGAAATACGCCATGTTGAATTGTAa